A single window of Streptomyces cathayae DNA harbors:
- a CDS encoding aldo/keto reductase, with amino-acid sequence MYTPHPDRYADLPYRRTGHSGLQLPALSLGLWHNFGPDRPAETQRAILRRAFDLGVTHFDLANNYGPPPGAAESALGEALRADFAPYRDELVISTKAGHLMWPGPYGEWGSRKYLLSSLDQSLSRMGLDHVDIFYSHRFDPDTPLEETMGALHSAVQQGKALYVGVSNYSAEQTREAARILGELGTPLLIHQPRYSMLDRRPEDEGLLDALDELRIGSIAYSPLEQGLLTARYLDGIPEDSRAASDSPFLDTGAVTGELVERLRTLNGIAESRGQTLAQMALAWVLRGGRVTSALVGASSPRQLEDSVAATRHLDFDADELARIDAVVKQ; translated from the coding sequence TTGTACACCCCGCACCCCGACCGTTACGCGGACCTGCCCTACCGGCGCACCGGACACAGCGGCCTGCAGCTTCCCGCGCTCTCGCTCGGCCTGTGGCACAACTTCGGTCCCGACCGCCCCGCGGAGACCCAGCGCGCCATCCTGCGCCGCGCCTTCGACCTGGGCGTCACCCACTTCGACCTCGCCAACAACTACGGCCCGCCGCCCGGCGCCGCCGAGTCCGCCCTCGGCGAGGCGCTGCGCGCGGACTTCGCGCCGTACCGCGACGAACTGGTGATCTCCACCAAGGCCGGCCACCTGATGTGGCCCGGCCCGTACGGAGAATGGGGTTCACGCAAGTACCTGCTGTCCTCCCTGGACCAGAGCCTGAGCCGGATGGGCCTGGACCACGTCGACATCTTCTACTCGCACCGCTTCGACCCCGACACTCCGCTGGAGGAGACCATGGGGGCCCTGCACTCCGCGGTCCAGCAGGGCAAGGCGCTCTACGTCGGCGTGTCCAACTACTCCGCGGAGCAGACCCGTGAGGCCGCCCGCATCCTCGGCGAGCTGGGCACCCCGCTGCTGATCCACCAGCCGCGCTACTCGATGCTCGACCGGCGGCCGGAGGACGAGGGCCTGCTGGACGCCCTGGACGAGCTCCGGATCGGCTCCATCGCCTACTCCCCGCTGGAGCAGGGCCTGCTGACCGCCCGCTACCTCGACGGCATCCCCGAGGACTCGCGGGCCGCGAGCGACAGCCCGTTCCTGGACACCGGCGCCGTCACCGGCGAACTGGTCGAGCGGCTGCGCACGTTGAACGGCATCGCCGAGTCCCGCGGCCAGACCCTCGCGCAGATGGCGCTGGCCTGGGTGCTGCGCGGTGGGCGGGTGACCTCGGCCCTGGTCGGGGCGAGCAGCCCGCGGCAACTCGAGGACAGCGTCGCGGCCACCCGCCACCTCGACTTCGACGCGGACGAACTGGCCCGCATCGACGCGGTGGTCAAGCAGTAG
- a CDS encoding streptophobe family protein, producing MSSRTAFDRVTARHGWTQALVTVVGGLLAMSVVAALGLWAAGAADLPGGSFPQVVAATVVTAVGGSVRLSGDAGRLAGAEGGLTVMPLSVTLTGALVVGRGFLRPLRHRAVAGAPELIGWAARIAALWLLALLGPAFAARHTFEVSLGDGPLDNLGDLFGISPEVGFAADVPLTVLVGLLWLAGVLVLALLVSRGAPLPGRLLRFQTAVRPAARAMLWLLLASVVIGAVTALVVAATRGHPADTFAVILLGLPNVTWLALTIGLGATWDGRVEGPFGLPLPHVLDEVLRTEDVSALNLSTLAEHDGRVWWLLVADAVLLLAVAFVMAALSPARVRAWQHAVHLAVALTLTVLMICLVGRISARLGLSVLGIGDLGTGLSGQVLLAPRLAGALGLAFLWGLVTGFAGALPARGRWRGTGGPDR from the coding sequence GTGAGCTCACGTACCGCCTTTGACCGGGTGACCGCCCGCCACGGCTGGACGCAGGCCCTGGTCACGGTGGTGGGCGGGCTGCTCGCCATGAGCGTCGTGGCCGCGCTCGGGCTGTGGGCGGCCGGTGCCGCGGACCTCCCCGGCGGGTCCTTCCCCCAGGTGGTCGCGGCGACGGTGGTCACCGCCGTGGGCGGCTCGGTGCGGCTGTCCGGGGACGCGGGCCGGCTGGCCGGCGCGGAGGGCGGTCTGACGGTCATGCCGCTGTCCGTCACGCTCACCGGGGCCCTGGTCGTCGGGCGGGGCTTTCTGCGTCCGTTGCGCCACCGGGCCGTCGCGGGGGCGCCCGAGCTGATCGGGTGGGCCGCGCGGATCGCCGCCCTGTGGCTGCTCGCCCTGCTCGGGCCGGCGTTCGCCGCCCGGCACACCTTCGAGGTCTCGCTCGGGGACGGGCCCCTGGACAACCTCGGGGATCTGTTCGGGATCTCCCCCGAGGTCGGTTTCGCCGCCGATGTGCCGTTGACCGTCCTCGTCGGCCTGCTCTGGCTGGCGGGTGTGCTGGTGCTGGCCCTGCTGGTGTCGCGGGGCGCCCCCCTTCCGGGCCGGCTGCTCCGGTTCCAGACGGCGGTGCGGCCCGCGGCGCGCGCGATGCTGTGGCTGCTGCTCGCCTCCGTCGTCATCGGTGCCGTGACCGCGCTGGTCGTCGCCGCGACGCGGGGGCACCCGGCGGATACGTTCGCCGTGATCCTGCTGGGTCTGCCCAACGTGACCTGGCTCGCGTTGACCATCGGGCTCGGCGCCACCTGGGACGGCAGGGTGGAGGGGCCCTTCGGGCTGCCCCTGCCGCATGTGCTCGACGAGGTGCTGCGCACCGAGGACGTCTCGGCGCTGAACCTGAGCACGCTCGCCGAGCACGACGGCAGGGTGTGGTGGCTGCTGGTGGCCGACGCGGTGCTGCTGCTGGCCGTCGCGTTCGTGATGGCGGCCCTGTCACCGGCCCGGGTCCGGGCCTGGCAGCACGCCGTGCACCTGGCGGTGGCGCTCACGCTGACGGTTCTGATGATCTGCCTGGTCGGCCGGATCTCCGCCCGGCTCGGCCTCTCCGTGCTCGGCATCGGCGACCTCGGTACCGGACTCTCCGGTCAGGTGCTGCTCGCACCGCGTCTGGCGGGCGCCCTGGGGCTGGCCTTCCTGTGGGGCCTGGTCACCGGTTTCGCGGGCGCGCTGCCGGCCCGGGGGAGGTGGCGCGGCACGGGCGGACCGGACCGCTGA
- a CDS encoding PRC-barrel domain-containing protein — protein sequence MRALTVDPASGTVTHVRTRSGRLRRETVPAWADLDAAGPDMLIARPPSSTSAEPPPHHDLLGSKVLTEDGEERGTVLDAAFDPLTARIEAVLTTRGELPADRLLGLGDHALVIRARGAGPRTPAPHV from the coding sequence GTGCGGGCGCTGACGGTCGACCCGGCGTCCGGCACGGTCACCCACGTGCGGACACGGAGCGGGCGCCTGCGCAGGGAGACCGTGCCGGCCTGGGCCGACCTGGACGCCGCAGGCCCGGACATGCTGATCGCCCGCCCGCCGTCCTCCACCTCGGCCGAGCCTCCACCGCATCACGATCTGCTCGGCAGCAAGGTGCTCACCGAGGACGGCGAGGAGCGCGGCACCGTGCTCGACGCGGCCTTCGACCCGCTCACCGCACGCATCGAGGCGGTCCTCACCACACGTGGCGAACTCCCGGCCGACCGCCTCCTGGGGCTGGGTGACCACGCTCTGGTGATCCGCGCCCGGGGCGCCGGGCCCAGGACACCGGCACCGCACGTCTGA